The stretch of DNA CTCGTGAAGGAGGTCGCGAAGCGGCCCGGGCCGATCGTGTCGGTGCAGGGCGTCGCGGCGCACGCGCTGGCGAACGGCGACGAGGATTACGCACCCGAACGGCTGCTGACGGAACGTTCGGTGAGCGTGAACACCGCGGCGGCGGGCGGCAACGCGAATTTGATGACGATCGGCTGAGCCATCCTTCCGGTCGGCTCAATAAAGGAAGCGGCAGGGCCTTTCTCGCCGAAGCCGCTCCATTCATACCTGTACCAAGGAGAAGCTATGCAACACACGATGAAACAGTTGGCAGGCGCGACGCTCGTCGCGGCCATGTCGCTGGCGGGGGCCGCGCACGCGCAGCAGGCGGAGGACGTGAAGATCGGTTTCGCCGGTCCGATGACGGGTGCGCAGGCGCACTACGGCAAGGATTTCCAGAACGGCATCGTGCTCGCGGTCGAGGAGACGAACGCGGCGAAGCCGGTGATCGGCGGCAAGCCGGTTCATTTCGTGCTCGATTCGGCCGACGACCAGGCCGACCCGCGCACCGGCACGACCGTCGCGCAGAAGCTTGTCGACGACGGCATCAAGGGCATGCTCGGCCACTTCAATTCGGGCACGACGATTCCGGCTTCGCGCATCTACGCGAACGCGGGCATCCCGCAGATCGCGATGGCGACCGCGCCGGAATACACGCAGCAGGGCTTCAAGACGACGTTCCGCATGATGACGTCGGACACGCAGCAGGGTTCGGTCGCGGGTACGTTCGCGGTGAAGAACCTCGGCATGAAGAAGATCGCGATCGTCGATGACCGCACGGCCTACGGCCAGGGTCTCGCCGACCAGTTCGAGAAGGCCGCGAAGGCGGCGGGCGGCACGATCGTCGACCGCGAGTTCACGAACGACAAGGCGGTGGACTTCAAGTCGATCCTGACGAAGCTG from Paraburkholderia caballeronis encodes:
- a CDS encoding branched-chain amino acid ABC transporter substrate-binding protein, which encodes MQHTMKQLAGATLVAAMSLAGAAHAQQAEDVKIGFAGPMTGAQAHYGKDFQNGIVLAVEETNAAKPVIGGKPVHFVLDSADDQADPRTGTTVAQKLVDDGIKGMLGHFNSGTTIPASRIYANAGIPQIAMATAPEYTQQGFKTTFRMMTSDTQQGSVAGTFAVKNLGMKKIAIVDDRTAYGQGLADQFEKAAKAAGGTIVDREFTNDKAVDFKSILTKLKAANPDLIYYGGADSQAAPMVKQMKTLGVKAPLMGGEMVHTPTFLKLAGDAANGTVASLAGLPLEQMPGGKDYVARYKKRFGEDVQTYSPYAYDGAMAMFAAMKAANSTDPAKYLPYLAKTSMPAVTTKDLAYDSRGDLKNGGITLYKVVDGQWATLESIGGK